The Malaclemys terrapin pileata isolate rMalTer1 chromosome 20, rMalTer1.hap1, whole genome shotgun sequence genome contains the following window.
cttcaacctggtgcttttccattgagagggaggggtgggaacccagcgagacaaaggattcctgccttgtgccaaagctataaaaggggtggaacagaacaaagggggctgccagtcatgaggaatcccctagttaCACCTGAGCTGGAagtaacaagaactgtaccagggaaaggattgggcccagactaggaaggagtctagtctgtgaaagaagcttattggcccatctgagggtgagatttacctgtaatcagtttcttaatgtattaggctcagacttgcgtgttttgttttattttgcttggtaacttactttgttctgtctgttattacttgaaaacacttaaatcctactttttatacttaataaaatcacttttgttcattaattaacccagagtaagtgattaatacctgggggagcaaacagctgtgcatatctctctatcagtgttatagacggCGGAcatatgagtttaccctatataagctttatacagagttaAATGGATTTAtatggggtttggatcccattgggaactgggtgtctgggtgctgaagacaggagcacttcttaagctgttttcagttaagtctgcagctttgggggcatggttcagaccctgggtctgtgtttgcagcaggttagctcaacaaggcagggttctggacacccaaactggcagagaaaaagGGCTCGggtaacagtcccaagggggggGTCTCTGTGAACGAACCCGTCACACTGTTGTCAGGTTGGGAGCTGTTTGTGGGGGAGATTCTCTGAGGCAGGGGTgtttgggagcaggggggtttgtgCCAGTGTCTCAGCACCCCACGGGGAAGCCACTTGTCCCCCGGGGAGATTCTCTTCCCTGCATGGCTggatccaggctcctgggggtgcagaGAGACGGTGCGTTAGAGGGGCCCATGctgccctgggcccagcccctggggggagCAAGGGGCACAGAAAGGGGGGCCACCTCACCTAGGGTGCCCCCCTTGGGTGGCTGTAATAGGCCTCAGCCAGGATCAGCCCCAGGACGAGCAGGACCGCAGCACCCAGCCCCAGGCGGGCGACGTTGGCGTTGGTGAAATCCAGGGGGGCtactgtggggggaagggaagagtcaCTTGGTGGCTCGGACGGGGAGATCAGCAGCTGGTGCTGCGCTGGAGTGGAGTCCCCACCCCCTCGTCCGGCAGATCTGGCCTAGCCCCCCTCTGGGGTCTCCCAAATGCTGTGGCTCTGGGGCCTCCCTGGGGCTGGACCCCCTCAGGGGAGACTGCGTTCTGCTGCCCCGGTGGCTGAACCTCAGCTTCCCCGGTGAAGGGGGATCCCAGGTGGACAAACTGCCCCCGAGACACCCGGCACCTCAGCACTGGGCCACGGGATGGGGACAATCAGAGCCTCAGGGTCTTAGCCCCCCAGAACAGGGAAccaccccagctccttgtccccatAGGACCCCTCTGTTCACCCCCACAggtgcctctgccctgccctgtctgCTGTTCAGTGAGCCCAGCCCCAGGGTATCTCGGCTTCTGCCAACCACAGCCAGGCAGTGCGCACTGAGGGAAGCTGGTACATCACCCGCTGCCCCCCACAGTCGGGCGTTTCCAGGGCCCTTGGGACCAGGGTGCAGCCAGATGCAGCAGAACATCTATTTGGGGGAGCGTCAGGGGGTCCCCTGAGACTCCAGTGGGAGGAAGAGAAACAAGAACAATGCGAATTCTGGGCAATGCTCACTTCTATTGCCAGGGGGATGCCATTTGGCCCAAGAAGGGGGGGTTATTGCCCCAGGACTTTGGCACCCAGCTGGGCCCAATTTCACAGCCCATCCTGCCAGATCCTGCCCCTTTCCTGACATCCTCCAGCAAATTCCAGGCAGCAACCTGCAGGGCAGGAGGCATTGGGGGAACTGGGGGTCTGGTGGTGagtgaggggcagggagctgccactcCCACTCATGTCTGGGCCCCACCCACCCAGAGTaactcctcccatcccccacaaccagccccagcccctgggcaccACGACCCGTTTCCACAGCTGGTTCAATGGCAGATtccactccctgcccccgcccagcccaggGGCCAGGAATCCCCCCGCCCTTCATCCCCGaatctccagctgctgctgcttcccgcagctcggGAACCCCCCAGTGACTCTGTCCCCGCTCCCCGGCCAGTGTCCCCTGTGCTTGGCCCATggctcagggcagagcctggctctgagcatcCCATCAGTGCAGAGACCCCCGGAGGATCCGGCtggatgtggggctgggagccgggacacCGAGCCAGGACCCTCACCTGCTACCACCAGCTGCACGGGGTCGCTGGGCTGTGAGGAGACGAAGGGCTGTGATTGGGGCCGGTAGCTGCAGCTGTAGTTCCCTCCGTGCTGCCGGCCCACGGTGGGGATGTGGAACTcggccctgtccccagcagggTCCATGTGTCGCGGCGGGTTCCGGTCTCCAGCCTTGTGCAGGAAGAACCTCACGTCCCGGCGCTGCCCCTGACACTGGATGGTGTCCCCAGTGGGGCTCAGCGAGATGGAGGGTCTGGGTAAGTTGGGATCTGCGCACAGGAGACAGGCTGTGAGAGCCAGACCCGGgtacccacccagccccggcCTTCCCGGCCAGTCCCAGCCATGGGCAGATCCAGGGGCCCCCGGGCAGagattgtgacgaactgggcctgttctcactgtggtctgtgaatgctgacaggggagtgtggctgggatagtctgcattgggggatgggagtctgcccgagggagaATACcggagcgtgtaacatgagaacccaggaaggggttggaggccaggtgactccttagcccgggaaactgaacaaaggctgggggaggggtcgctgaaggagggggttggaagcaggctggagagatggctctgacctcccaaggggggctgggctgggatgccctgggaccccaagatggacctaactgagggggtcactgttgtctgtgcctgcaagaccggtcttggactgtattcctgtcatccaaataaaccttctgctttactggctggctgagagtcgcagtgaatcgcaggaagctgggggtgcagggccctgagtcccccaatactccgcgacaGAGATTCACTCCCAGATCCTAGAGTTCCACCCACCCAGAATCCCGGCCCTgcgagctgggctcccagccccacagacacCGAGCTGCAGCTCCCTAGTTCTTGGGTCCTCATCTGCCCGTGTGTGGCCCCTGCCTCGTTCACTGCATCCAGCTCTCCCCGCCCCCGAGCAGAGAGCAACTCACAGGCTGGTCTCTGGCGCCCGACACCGCAGGAGACGAGCTCCACAAAGGAAGGGAGTCAGCCCCCTGGGAGGCAGAGAGGGGTCTTTATCTCCATTCtacacagagggaaactgaggcacagacagattcaCTTTCCTGAGTGAGCTCCCAGGGGCCGGGACTGTCTCTTCACTCTGTGTttatgcagcgcctggcacaacggggacCTGATCATGGTGGGGGCCCTACATGCTCCCACAACGAAAGAGATCCAGCGCTATTGAGGCCAGTGTTTGCAGAGATCTCTGCTAACTGTGGGCGTCTCGGTTTGTGGGCGCTCGGCCTGAGATCCCCCAAGATTGAGGCCTCCCCACAATTAAAGACACTTTTGGCAACTGTGATGTGCACCCATGTGGTGATGTGATGTGTCTGTGGCCACACCAGGGGCTGggccagatctcctgggtcccagcccatcACTGTGTCCACCAAGCCACCGTTTCTCCtgcagccctgcctcattcagctcCTGCCGGGGccctgcctggggcagagcctggaGAACAGAGGGGATGGGATCACGGGATTAAATAGCGACTCTCGGTTCGTATGCACAAGGGGCAGCTTTAAAGTCACCTCCCTGCCCCGAGTCTCCaggggctgctgctcctggctggggaacccCCCAGTGATTCTGTCCCCGCTCCCCTGCCGGGCGTCCCCTCTGCTGcgtcagggctctggctctgagcATCCCATTGGCACCGAGCCCCCgtgagggtctggctgggggtggggctgggaacggGGACGCCGAGTCGGGCCCCTCACCTCTCACCACCAGCTCCACGGGGTCGCTGGGGTACGACACGTTGAACAGCTCCGATCTGCTGTGATAGGAGCAGCTGTAGCTCCCGCCATGCTCCCGGCTCACGTTGCTGATGGGAAACACAGCCTCATTGTCGTCCGAATCCACAGGTAGGAAATGGCGTCGCTCTTTATTCAGCATGAACCGCACGCCCCGGCGCTGCCCCCGACACCAGACGCTCACGGCTCCCCCCAGTGAGACCCCCCCGCTGGAGCTCAGGGAGATGCTGGGTTTGGGGTagctgggctctgcagtgggAAGCAGACAGGCTGTGAGACGCAGGCCCCGTCACTCAGTCCTGGGGCCCGTCCTCACCACATGGCGTCAGTGGTGGATCAGACCCGGTGGCCCTGGGGACAGGCTCCTGGATGCCTTTCCACAGGGGCCAGAGTTTCCTCTGAGCCCTGGGCTAACAGCATGAGACACGGAGCAACCCCAGCCCCTGGgggcccagagctctgctccctaGCGTGTGACAGGCCAGTCCAGTCTCCAGGGTCCCTTCACTCCCTGGCTTCTCTgctgggagggctgggagccaggactcctgggtcctatccccgactctgaggggggagcagggaggattggggccaggactcctgggttctgtgcacaGCACCACCACTGACTTGTAGGGGACTGTGCAAGTCTCTACTATGCACTGAGGTTTATAACCTTCAGCTCTTCCCATCGCCTTGGAAAagcccccctgctctgcagctcccctttGGGGACGGttccccccttcctctgcaccaAATCTCCAGTGGCTGCTGCTCCCACCTGGCTTGGGTACCCCTCAGTGACTCCTTTCCCGCTCCCCGGCCGGGtgtcccctctgctgggcccaggactcagggcagagcctggctctgagcgtCCTATCGGTGCAGAGACCCCCTGTGGGTCTGGCTAggtgggggactgggagctgggccCCTGAGCCGGGCCCCTCCCTCACCTCCTACAATGATCTCAATGGAGTCACTGGGATGCGATGTGCGATTCTGTTCCACTATGGAGCGATAGTCGCAGGTGTAGCTCCCTCCATCTTCCCGGCTGACACTGGGGATGGGAAATTCAGCCACGGTCCCATCAGGCACCGACCGCACCTGCGGGTTCGGGTGTCCAGCTTTACGCAGAAAGAACTCCATGCCCGGGTACCGACCCGCACAGCGGATGGTGACGCTTCCCCCGAGCGCCACCACCCTGCTGGGGCTCACCCAGACGGTGGGTTTGAGAAATTCTTGCCCTGCTTTGAACAAGAGACAGGAGTTAAACAGGGGAGACACAGTCCCCGATatgtcccctc
Protein-coding sequences here:
- the LOC128826727 gene encoding T-cell-interacting, activating receptor on myeloid cells protein 1-like isoform X1, with translation MSSALTVLLGCWLAGHSGVWGAGQEFLKPTVWVSPSRVVALGGSVTIRCAGRYPGMEFFLRKAGHPNPQVRSVPDGTVAEFPIPSVSREDGGSYTCDYRSIVEQNRTSHPSDSIEIIVGEPSYPKPSISLSSSGGVSLGGAVSVWCRGQRRGVRFMLNKERRHFLPVDSDDNEAVFPISNVSREHGGSYSCSYHSRSELFNVSYPSDPVELVVRDPNLPRPSISLSPTGDTIQCQGQRRDVRFFLHKAGDRNPPRHMDPAGDRAEFHIPTVGRQHGGNYSCSYRPQSQPFVSSQPSDPVQLVVAGAWIQPCREENLPGGQVASPWGAETLAQTPLLPNTPASENLPHKQLPT
- the LOC128826727 gene encoding T-cell-interacting, activating receptor on myeloid cells protein 1-like isoform X2, translating into MSSALTVLLGCWLAGHSGVWGGQEFLKPTVWVSPSRVVALGGSVTIRCAGRYPGMEFFLRKAGHPNPQVRSVPDGTVAEFPIPSVSREDGGSYTCDYRSIVEQNRTSHPSDSIEIIVGEPSYPKPSISLSSSGGVSLGGAVSVWCRGQRRGVRFMLNKERRHFLPVDSDDNEAVFPISNVSREHGGSYSCSYHSRSELFNVSYPSDPVELVVRDPNLPRPSISLSPTGDTIQCQGQRRDVRFFLHKAGDRNPPRHMDPAGDRAEFHIPTVGRQHGGNYSCSYRPQSQPFVSSQPSDPVQLVVAGAWIQPCREENLPGGQVASPWGAETLAQTPLLPNTPASENLPHKQLPT
- the LOC128826727 gene encoding T-cell-interacting, activating receptor on myeloid cells protein 1-like isoform X3, translated to MSSALTVLLGCWLAGHSGVWGAGQEFLKPTVWVSPSRVVALGGSVTIRCAGRYPGMEFFLRKAGHPNPQVRSVPDGTVAEFPIPSVSREDGGSYTCDYRSIVEQNRTSHPSDSIEIIVGEPSYPKPSISLSSSGGVSLGGAVSVWCRGQRRGVRFMLNKERRHFLPVDSDDNEAVFPISNVSREHGGSYSCSYHSRSELFNVSYPSDPVELVVRDPNLPRPSISLSPTGDTIQCQGQRRDVRFFLHKAGDRNPPRHMDPAGDRAEFHIPTVGRQHGGNYSCSYRPQSQPFVSSQPSDPVQLVVAVAPLDFTNANVARLGLGAAVLLVLGLILAEAYYSHPRGAP